The Paraconexibacter algicola genome includes the window CGTGAGCCTCTACTCCGGCCTGGACGTCCGCGTCGACGGCATCGACGCGGGCAAGGTCAAGAAGATCGAGAACGTCGATGGTCAGGCGATCGTGACGCTCGGCATCGACGACGACGACGTCTGGCCGCTTCGTCGCGGCGCCACCGCCACGCTGCGCTTCGGCACCACGATCGGCAACGGCACGCGGATCATCGATCTCGAGAACGGTCCGCCGAGTGCGCCCGAGCTGCCCGAGGGTGGCATCATCCCGAACGCTGACACCATCGAGGCCACAGAGTTCGACCAGGTCTTCGACACGCTCGACAAGAAGACACGCGCGTCACTGCAGGGCATGCTCCGCGGAACCGGCGACGCCTTCGGTCCGCGTAGGAAGGAGATCGCCTCGGCCGTGACCGAGACCGGCCCCGGTCTCGAAGCGATCGGTGGCTTTGCGGATGATCTGAGCAGGGACGAGCCCGCGCTTCGTGCCTTCGTCGCGAATACGAACCGCGTGACCCGCACGCTAGCCGCCCGCCGGAACGACCTGTCGGGGCTGGTGAACGTCGCCGCGGCCACGTTCGACGAGTTCGCGAACAACACGGCGGGCATCCAAGGTTCGCTCGACACCTTCCCGTCTGCGCTCCGTGAGACGCGGAGCACGCTGACCCGGCTCGACGGCACGGTCGGTCACCTTGACAACCTCGTTCGTGACCTCCGGCCCGGCGCAAGAGAGCTCGGCGGACTCGCCCGCGACCTGCGGCCGGCGCTCGCTTCGCTGCGAGAGACGGTGCCGCTCGCGGTCTCGACACTCCGCACCGGGCGGCGAGCATCGCCGGCGATCGCACGTCTTCTGACGAAGGCACAGCCCTTCTCGGCGGACGCGGCGCCCGCGTTGCGTGACCTCGGGCCCATGTTCGGCTGCATCCGCCCGTACGCTCCCGAGATCGCTGGACTCATCAGCACCTGGGGCAGCTTCACCAGCAACTACGACGGGCTCAGCCACTACGGGCGGATCCAGCCGAACACGTCCGCGACCGCGTCGAGTTCGACGCCGCCCGTCGACTCCGGCCCCTTCACGGACCTGACCGGCCAGGGGTACGCGCTGGTGCGACCCCCGGGCTACCAGGCCGGGAAGTCCTGGTTCATCCCCGAGTGCGGCATCACGCCCGACGGCATCGACCCCTACAAGGACCCGTCCGACCGATGATCTCTCGAATCCTTCCCGCGCTCGTCGGTCTCGTGGCGGTGGTTGCTGTCGCCCTCATGATCACGAACCGCGGCGGCGACGACGCATACATCGCGTACGCGACCTTCGAGGACGCCGGCGGCATTCTGAAGAACTACAACGTGAAGGTCGGCGGAGTGCCGGCGGGCACCGTGACCGACATCAGCCTCACGGATGACGACGACGTGGTGGTGAAAATGGAGCTGGACCCGGGCGCCGCGCCGATCGGGTCCGGAGCTTCGGCCAAGGTCCGGCCCGTCAACCTCCTCGGCGAGAAGTACATCGACCTGGACCCGGGCGACCTCGGGCGGCCGATGCCTGAGGGCTCGACGATCCCGAAGGACAAGACCGCCGTCCCGGTCGAGCTGGACGACGTCATCAACGTCCTCGATCCCGACACCCGCGGACGGTTGCGGCTGCTCATCAACGAAGCGGGCGTCGCGCTTGCCGGTCGGGGCGCTGACTTCAACAAGACGCTCGACGAGCTGCCGCGGGCCATCGACAGCGCCGAGCGCGTCGTCACGGACATCGACGACGAGAACGAAGCGCTGGAACGGGCCATCGTCAGCGGCGACCGCGTGATCTCCGAGGTGAACGCCGGCCGCGACGACCTGGCCGAACTCGTCGACAGCGCAGCGGACGCCCTACAGACCGTGGCCGCTCGCCGCGCCCGACTCGGGGAGACGGTGCGCGGCGCTCCGCAGGCGCTCGCGTCGCTCCGCACGACGCTCGTCCGTCTGCAGTCCGCCTCGACCGAGCTGACGCCGGCAGCCCGCGATCTTCGGACCGCTTCGCCGTCGCTGACGACGACACTGCGCCGCGCGCCCCAATTCGCGAAGGACGCGCGGACGACCCTGCGTACCGCAACACGCGTCGCGCCGCGCCTCTCCAAGCTCGGGCGGCGGAGCACACCCACTCTCCGGGCGCTGCGGCCGACCGCCAGGCGGCTGGCGTCGTTCACCGGCGAGGTCGATCCACTGCTGAAGACGCTGGATCAACAGCGCGGACTGATCGACTTCCTGTCCTTCATGGATAGCTGGGCGGATGTGACGAACAACGCCGACGGCCTCGGGCACCACTTCCGCCTTCGCATCACCGCGGACGCAGAGGCCTTGACATCGGCCGTGTCCAAGTTCATCCCAGACCTGAAGACATCCGCGACGAAGAAGAAAAAGACGGTCAAACGTCCCGCGCCTGCTAAACCGACCCGGGTGCCTGCCGGCTCGGACGACGACCGGCCCGTGGCGAAACCGCCGACGCTCCCGGACGTGACGAAGCCCCTCGTCGATCCGCTCACGCAGGGTCTCCAGGACGTCGGCAAGTCCGTCCAGGAGGCGGTCGGCGGACTCGTCGGAGGCTTGACGGGGAAGGATCGCACCGCACCTGACGGGTCGGGGTCGTCCAGCGACACGACGAAGCTCTTCAACTACCTCCTTGGCCCATGAGAACACGTTTCGCTGAACGGCCCGCCTCGCAGCAGCGAGGCCGCGGCTTCATGATCGCCTTGGGACTGCTCGGCATCGGGATGACGATCGTTTTCACGGCGATCGGCTTCAACGCTCCGAACAGCATCCCCGGCCGGAGCTACTACAACCTGGAAGCGGAGTTCGCCGACGCCGACAACGTCGCACCACATGCGCAGGTCCGCCTCGGCGGAAAGATCGTGGGCCAGGTGCTCCGGCCCCGCGTCGAGGACGGCAAGGCCATCGTCGATCTCCAGCTCGACCCGAAGTACAAGCCGCTGAGATCGGACTCCATCGTCGAGGTCCGCCCACGGTCTGCCGTTGGCGTCCGCTACGTCGACATCGTCCAAGGCGCCGAAGGGACTCCGCTCGCGGAGGGCGACCGCATTCCCGTCGAGAACACACGCTCCACGAGAGCGCTCGACGAGGTGCTCGGAACCTTCGACCCGGCGAGTCGCATCAAGACCCAGCAGCTCCTGCAGGAGCTCGGCCGTGGCTTCCAGGCACGCGGCGAGGACCTCAACGACACGCTCGGCGCCGCCCCGGAGCTGTTGCGCAGTACCCAGGCCGTCGTGGGTACCATCGCCGACCGGACCGACGCAGCGGGCAACCTCGTGCGCGGCGCGGCCATCGCCGCGAACTCCGCCGACCCGGTCAAGACGCAGATCCGGGCCGGATTCGCACCGGGGGCCAAGGCGCTCCGGCCATTCAGCGATGAGGCATCCGACCTGCGCTCCACCCTCGACAAGGCGCCGCCGGCGCTCGACACGCTGAGCGCACGCCTGCCGACGGTCAATCGCTTCGTCACCGAGCTTGATGGGCTGTCGGAGCGTGTCCGTCCGGTGCTGCGATCCGCCCCGACGGCATTCAGGCAGACCAGCGCTCTGCTCTCCGAGGCGCGGCCCGGTCTGCGTGACGCCAACACCACGTTGCGCCGGGCGGACGCCGCGGTCATCCCGACCCTGCAGCTGCTCGATGCGGCGCGACCGGTGCTGCCGCAGCTGGAGTCCACACTCGACAACACGGCGCCGACGGTCGAGCGCCTCGGGCGCTACGGCTGCGACGTCATCGCCTGGGGTCGC containing:
- a CDS encoding MlaD family protein, with translation MIALGLLGIGMTIVFTAIGFNAPNSIPGRSYYNLEAEFADADNVAPHAQVRLGGKIVGQVLRPRVEDGKAIVDLQLDPKYKPLRSDSIVEVRPRSAVGVRYVDIVQGAEGTPLAEGDRIPVENTRSTRALDEVLGTFDPASRIKTQQLLQELGRGFQARGEDLNDTLGAAPELLRSTQAVVGTIADRTDAAGNLVRGAAIAANSADPVKTQIRAGFAPGAKALRPFSDEASDLRSTLDKAPPALDTLSARLPTVNRFVTELDGLSERVRPVLRSAPTAFRQTSALLSEARPGLRDANTTLRRADAAVIPTLQLLDAARPVLPQLESTLDNTAPTVERLGRYGCDVIAWGRRWTEALTYGNALGGYLRFNVITPTTESVTGLEGAAAPLGGFGVNRSPYPRPCESQTEPASAGGGTINAEPGN
- a CDS encoding MlaD family protein, whose protein sequence is MATAQAPRVDVDPGQDGGAGGGKVRRFFGYFIDHPWVIVGLLAFIVFSIWVYSTRTQKYEVRAVFSEAVSLYSGLDVRVDGIDAGKVKKIENVDGQAIVTLGIDDDDVWPLRRGATATLRFGTTIGNGTRIIDLENGPPSAPELPEGGIIPNADTIEATEFDQVFDTLDKKTRASLQGMLRGTGDAFGPRRKEIASAVTETGPGLEAIGGFADDLSRDEPALRAFVANTNRVTRTLAARRNDLSGLVNVAAATFDEFANNTAGIQGSLDTFPSALRETRSTLTRLDGTVGHLDNLVRDLRPGARELGGLARDLRPALASLRETVPLAVSTLRTGRRASPAIARLLTKAQPFSADAAPALRDLGPMFGCIRPYAPEIAGLISTWGSFTSNYDGLSHYGRIQPNTSATASSSTPPVDSGPFTDLTGQGYALVRPPGYQAGKSWFIPECGITPDGIDPYKDPSDR
- a CDS encoding MlaD family protein; this encodes MISRILPALVGLVAVVAVALMITNRGGDDAYIAYATFEDAGGILKNYNVKVGGVPAGTVTDISLTDDDDVVVKMELDPGAAPIGSGASAKVRPVNLLGEKYIDLDPGDLGRPMPEGSTIPKDKTAVPVELDDVINVLDPDTRGRLRLLINEAGVALAGRGADFNKTLDELPRAIDSAERVVTDIDDENEALERAIVSGDRVISEVNAGRDDLAELVDSAADALQTVAARRARLGETVRGAPQALASLRTTLVRLQSASTELTPAARDLRTASPSLTTTLRRAPQFAKDARTTLRTATRVAPRLSKLGRRSTPTLRALRPTARRLASFTGEVDPLLKTLDQQRGLIDFLSFMDSWADVTNNADGLGHHFRLRITADAEALTSAVSKFIPDLKTSATKKKKTVKRPAPAKPTRVPAGSDDDRPVAKPPTLPDVTKPLVDPLTQGLQDVGKSVQEAVGGLVGGLTGKDRTAPDGSGSSSDTTKLFNYLLGP